A window from Pseudomonas campi encodes these proteins:
- a CDS encoding DUF294 nucleotidyltransferase-like domain-containing protein, whose translation MQSKESSAAGKTAVLQNIHGTMEFLRKYPPFNQMDSAQLAYLVEHCQLRFYGAGESIIKPADGPVQHFYIVKQGLVVGERPHSAKRGSETTFEIASGECFPLAALLGERATRTEHLAGEDTFCLLLGKEAFVRLFSQSAPFRDFALRGVSSLLDQVNQQVQLRAAESLGAQYSLDTSLRELAMQQPVGCSAETPLREAVRRMHEQHVGSIVIVDEGNRPLGIFTLRDLRRVVADGSSLEQPIEALMTQRPFHLSPQASAFDAALAMTERHIAHVCLVEHGQLVGVVSERDLFSLQRVDLVHLARTIRHAGKVETLAALRSDIRLLVERMLAHGASSTQITQLVTLLNDHTVCRVIELCIEELGDPGVPFSWLCFGSEGRREQTLHTDQDNGILFDAASAEEAEAIRQRLLPLAKRINQQLALCGFSLCPGNIMAGNPALCLSRSEWARRFSSFVREASPENLLGSSIYFDLRVIWGDEDGGAQLRQQLFAEIRDNSLFQRMLAANALQHRPPVGRFRDFVVARSGAEKDTLDLKTEGLTPFVDGARLLALVHGVEDCNTQRRFAELVEKGVIDTLDGAAYEEAYHFIQQTRLQLHQQQALQGLPFSNRLDPDSLNQLDRRILRESFRQAQRLQASLALRYQL comes from the coding sequence ATGCAGTCCAAGGAAAGCAGCGCCGCCGGCAAGACCGCCGTGCTGCAGAACATCCACGGCACCATGGAGTTTCTGCGCAAGTATCCGCCGTTCAACCAGATGGACAGCGCCCAGCTGGCCTACCTGGTCGAGCACTGCCAGCTGCGCTTCTACGGCGCCGGCGAGAGCATCATCAAGCCCGCCGACGGCCCGGTGCAGCACTTCTACATCGTCAAGCAGGGCCTGGTGGTCGGCGAGCGCCCGCATTCGGCCAAACGCGGCAGCGAGACTACCTTCGAGATCGCCAGCGGCGAGTGCTTCCCACTGGCCGCCCTGCTCGGCGAACGCGCCACCCGCACCGAACACCTGGCCGGCGAAGACACTTTCTGCCTGCTGCTGGGCAAAGAAGCCTTCGTCCGCCTGTTCAGCCAGAGCGCACCGTTTCGCGACTTCGCCCTGCGCGGGGTGAGCAGCCTGCTCGACCAGGTCAACCAGCAGGTGCAGCTGCGCGCCGCGGAAAGCCTCGGCGCGCAGTACTCGCTGGACACCTCGCTGCGCGAACTGGCCATGCAACAACCGGTCGGCTGCAGCGCTGAAACGCCGCTGCGCGAGGCGGTGCGGCGCATGCACGAGCAGCATGTCGGCAGCATCGTCATCGTCGATGAAGGCAACCGCCCGCTGGGCATCTTCACCCTGCGCGACCTGCGTCGGGTGGTCGCCGATGGCAGCTCGCTGGAGCAGCCGATCGAGGCGCTGATGACCCAGCGCCCCTTCCACCTGTCGCCCCAGGCCAGTGCTTTCGATGCCGCCCTGGCGATGACCGAACGGCATATCGCCCACGTCTGCCTGGTCGAGCACGGCCAGCTGGTCGGCGTGGTTTCCGAGCGCGACCTGTTCTCCCTGCAGCGGGTCGACCTGGTGCACCTGGCGCGCACCATCCGCCATGCCGGCAAGGTCGAGACCCTGGCCGCCCTGCGCAGCGACATCCGCCTGCTGGTCGAACGCATGCTGGCCCACGGCGCCAGCTCGACGCAGATCACCCAGCTGGTCACCCTGCTCAACGACCACACCGTGTGCCGGGTGATCGAGCTGTGCATCGAGGAACTCGGCGACCCCGGCGTGCCGTTCAGCTGGCTGTGCTTCGGCAGCGAGGGACGCCGCGAACAGACCCTGCACACCGACCAGGACAACGGCATCCTCTTCGACGCGGCCAGCGCCGAGGAGGCCGAGGCCATCCGCCAGCGCTTGCTGCCCCTGGCCAAACGCATCAACCAGCAGCTGGCGCTGTGTGGCTTCAGCCTCTGCCCGGGCAACATCATGGCCGGCAACCCGGCGCTGTGCCTGTCGCGCAGCGAGTGGGCACGACGCTTCAGCAGCTTCGTGCGCGAGGCCAGCCCGGAGAACCTGCTCGGCTCCAGCATTTACTTCGACCTGCGGGTGATCTGGGGCGACGAGGACGGCGGCGCGCAACTGCGCCAGCAACTGTTTGCCGAGATCCGCGACAACAGCCTGTTCCAGCGCATGCTGGCAGCCAACGCCCTGCAACACCGGCCACCGGTGGGGCGCTTCCGCGACTTCGTGGTGGCCCGCAGCGGCGCCGAGAAGGACACCCTCGACCTCAAGACCGAAGGCCTCACTCCCTTCGTCGATGGTGCCCGCCTGCTCGCCTTGGTCCACGGCGTCGAGGATTGCAACACCCAGCGGCGCTTCGCCGAGCTGGTCGAAAAAGGCGTGATCGATACCCTCGACGGCGCCGCCTATGAGGAGGCCTACCACTTCATCCAGCAGACCCGCCTGCAACTGCACCAGCAGCAGGCGCTGCAGGGCCTGCCGTTTTCCAACCGCCTCGACCCGGACAGCCTCAACCAGCTGGACCGGCGCATCCTGCGCGAGTCGTTCCGCCAGGCCCAGCGCCTGCAAGCCAGCCTGGCGCTGCGCTATCAGCTATGA
- a CDS encoding PolC-type DNA polymerase III produces MSIFNWIRRDTPPLSAAQQQRLAALQPAAPLGDAPLQQQRLVVLDLETSGLNLQRDQLLAIGAVVIEDGAIDFSQQFECTLHRAGHQASASTLIHGIAPSAIAAGTDPAEALLAFMEFLGDSPLLAFHAGFDQHMLGRALRESLGYRLRHAFLDVAELAPLLCPEVSLRHAGLDDWLAHFQLQAAERHNASADALATAELALILFSKARRQKLDSLAALDQRLQGRRRRQRAPSL; encoded by the coding sequence ATGAGCATCTTCAACTGGATCCGCCGCGACACCCCGCCCCTGAGCGCCGCCCAGCAACAGCGCCTGGCCGCGCTGCAACCCGCCGCACCTCTGGGCGATGCGCCGCTACAACAACAGCGTCTGGTGGTGCTTGACCTGGAAACCAGCGGCCTAAACCTGCAGCGCGACCAGCTGCTGGCGATCGGCGCGGTGGTGATCGAAGACGGCGCCATCGACTTCAGCCAGCAGTTCGAATGCACCCTGCACCGTGCCGGGCACCAGGCCAGCGCCAGTACCCTGATCCACGGCATCGCGCCCAGCGCCATCGCCGCCGGCACCGATCCCGCCGAGGCGCTGCTGGCCTTTATGGAGTTCCTCGGCGACAGCCCGCTGCTGGCCTTCCACGCCGGCTTCGACCAGCACATGCTCGGCCGCGCCCTGCGCGAGAGCCTCGGTTACCGCCTGCGCCACGCCTTCCTCGATGTCGCCGAACTGGCGCCGCTGCTGTGCCCCGAAGTCAGCCTGCGCCACGCCGGACTGGACGACTGGCTGGCGCACTTCCAGCTGCAGGCCGCCGAGCGCCACAACGCCAGCGCCGACGCCCTGGCCACCGCCGAGCTGGCGCTGATCCTGTTCAGCAAGGCGCGCCGCCAGAAGCTGGACAGCCTGGCCGCCCTCGACCAGCGCCTGCAGGGCCGGCGTCGGCGCCAGCGTGCGCCGTCGCTGTAG
- a CDS encoding PepSY-associated TM helix domain-containing protein, with translation MHSRTIRRWSVIHTWSSLVCTLFLLMLALTGLPLIFHHELEHLLGEAPQLRELPADSPRLDLQQLVEAAERARPHEVVQYLGWEADEPNGVVTIMAATAGTEPNSSHTFMLDARSGEAVAMPAANGGFMMLMLRLHVDMFAGLPGKLLLALMGILFVLAIISGVVLYAPFMRRLPFAAVRRDKSTRLRWLDLHNLIGIVTLTWALVVGVTGVISATADLLIEAWRNDTLAAMVAPYRNAPPLTQRAPASDLLQIASQAAPGMQADFIAFPGTRFSSAHHYAVFMVGSTHLTAHLWTPVLIDAQTLAVTAVGTRPWYMDALAMSQPLHFGDYGGRPMQILWAVLDVLTIIVLGSGLYLWWVRRRAPRAALRDEVVA, from the coding sequence ATGCACTCACGCACTATCCGCCGCTGGTCCGTCATCCACACCTGGAGCAGCCTGGTCTGCACCCTGTTCCTGTTGATGCTGGCCCTGACCGGCCTGCCGCTGATCTTCCACCACGAGCTGGAACACCTGCTTGGCGAGGCGCCGCAGCTGCGCGAGCTGCCGGCCGACAGCCCGCGCCTGGACCTGCAGCAGCTGGTCGAGGCGGCCGAACGGGCGCGCCCCCATGAGGTGGTGCAATACCTCGGCTGGGAAGCGGACGAACCCAACGGCGTGGTGACCATCATGGCCGCCACCGCCGGCACCGAACCCAACTCCTCGCACACCTTCATGCTCGACGCCCGCAGCGGCGAGGCCGTGGCCATGCCGGCGGCCAACGGCGGTTTCATGATGCTGATGCTGCGCCTGCACGTGGATATGTTCGCCGGCCTGCCGGGCAAGCTGCTGCTGGCCTTGATGGGCATTCTCTTCGTGCTGGCGATCATTTCCGGCGTGGTGCTCTATGCCCCGTTCATGCGCCGCCTGCCCTTCGCCGCCGTGCGCCGCGACAAGTCCACGCGCCTGCGCTGGCTCGACCTGCACAACCTGATCGGCATCGTCACCCTGACCTGGGCCCTGGTGGTCGGCGTCACCGGGGTGATCAGCGCCACCGCCGACCTGCTGATCGAGGCCTGGCGCAATGACACCCTGGCGGCGATGGTCGCGCCCTACCGCAACGCCCCGCCGCTGACCCAGCGCGCCCCAGCCAGCGACCTGCTGCAGATCGCCAGCCAGGCCGCACCCGGCATGCAGGCGGACTTCATCGCCTTCCCCGGCACGCGCTTCTCCAGCGCGCACCACTACGCGGTGTTCATGGTCGGCAGCACGCACCTCACCGCGCACCTGTGGACCCCGGTGCTGATCGACGCGCAAACCCTGGCCGTGACCGCCGTCGGCACGCGCCCCTGGTACATGGACGCCCTGGCCATGTCGCAGCCGCTGCACTTCGGCGACTACGGCGGCCGGCCGATGCAGATCCTCTGGGCCGTGCTGGATGTGCTGACCATCATCGTCCTGGGCAGCGGCCTGTACCTCTGGTGGGTGCGCCGCCGCGCGCCGCGCGCGGCCCTGCGCGACGAGGTGGTGGCATGA
- a CDS encoding flavin-containing monooxygenase, translated as MASESPVLGVAIIGAGFSGIGMAIRLHQAGIDDYLVLERAASIGGTWRDNHYPGAACDVESHLYSFSFEPRAHWSRKYSGQAEILDYLQHCVTRYGLAPRIRCNAALAGADYDQAAGLWCLRLADGETLRARVLISAVGALSEPSIAPLPGLAEFRGVQFHSAQWNHQHDLRGKRVAVIGTGASAIQFVPQIAEQAGQLLLFQRTPPWILPKADRRFSATEQRLLQLAPWQKAYRALIYWINESRAPGFTRSSDWLLKPAEAMARHHLQRQVADPALRAALTPDYRIGCKRILIANDYYPALQRPNVQLVQSAISRVGADCIDSADGVRHPVDTLIFATGFRATEYLSGVDIRGRAGLPLGQAWQAGAESYLGIACADFPNFFMLTGPNTGLGHSSMIFMIEAQIHFIRQAIQHLRRANLRSIEVRREVQQAFAREVRQRMASSVWASGCRSWYLDAAGHNTTLWPASTLAYWRRTRHWRASEFALESQA; from the coding sequence ATGGCCAGCGAGTCCCCCGTTCTCGGCGTTGCCATCATCGGCGCCGGCTTCTCCGGCATCGGCATGGCGATCCGCCTGCATCAGGCCGGCATCGACGATTACCTGGTCCTCGAACGGGCCGCCAGCATCGGCGGCACCTGGCGCGACAACCACTATCCGGGCGCCGCCTGCGATGTCGAATCGCACCTCTATTCGTTCTCCTTCGAGCCGCGCGCCCACTGGTCACGCAAGTACTCCGGGCAGGCGGAAATCCTCGATTACCTGCAGCACTGCGTGACGCGCTACGGCCTGGCCCCGCGCATCCGCTGCAATGCCGCGCTCGCTGGCGCCGACTATGACCAGGCGGCCGGTCTCTGGTGCCTGCGCCTGGCCGATGGCGAGACGCTGCGCGCCCGGGTGCTGATCAGCGCCGTCGGCGCGCTCAGCGAGCCGAGCATTGCGCCGCTGCCGGGGCTGGCGGAGTTTCGCGGGGTGCAGTTCCACTCGGCGCAGTGGAACCATCAGCATGACCTGCGCGGCAAGCGCGTGGCGGTGATCGGCACCGGCGCCAGCGCCATCCAGTTCGTCCCGCAGATCGCCGAGCAGGCCGGGCAGCTGCTGCTGTTCCAGCGCACGCCGCCGTGGATCCTGCCCAAGGCCGACCGGCGCTTCAGCGCCACCGAGCAGCGCCTGCTGCAGCTGGCGCCCTGGCAGAAGGCCTACCGCGCGCTGATCTACTGGATCAACGAGTCCCGCGCGCCCGGCTTCACCCGCAGCAGCGACTGGCTGCTCAAGCCGGCCGAGGCCATGGCCCGCCACCATCTGCAGCGCCAGGTCGCCGACCCGGCCCTGCGCGCCGCGCTGACCCCGGACTACCGCATCGGCTGCAAGCGCATCCTGATCGCCAACGACTACTACCCGGCCCTGCAACGGCCCAACGTGCAACTGGTGCAGAGCGCCATCAGCCGGGTCGGGGCGGACTGCATCGACAGCGCCGACGGCGTGCGCCATCCGGTCGATACGCTGATCTTCGCCACCGGCTTTCGCGCCACCGAATACCTCAGCGGCGTGGACATCCGCGGCCGCGCCGGGCTGCCCCTGGGCCAGGCCTGGCAGGCGGGCGCCGAGTCCTACCTGGGTATCGCCTGCGCCGACTTCCCCAACTTCTTCATGCTCACCGGGCCGAATACCGGCCTGGGCCACAGTTCGATGATCTTCATGATCGAGGCGCAGATCCACTTCATCCGCCAGGCCATCCAGCACCTGCGCCGCGCCAACCTGCGCAGCATCGAGGTGCGCCGCGAGGTGCAGCAGGCCTTCGCCCGCGAAGTGCGCCAGCGCATGGCCAGCTCGGTGTGGGCCAGCGGCTGTCGCAGCTGGTACCTGGACGCCGCCGGCCACAACACCACCCTGTGGCCGGCCAGCACCCTGGCCTACTGGCGCCGCACCCGGCACTGGCGTGCCAGTGAATTTGCCCTGGAAAGCCAGGCCTGA
- a CDS encoding glutathione S-transferase N-terminal domain-containing protein, producing the protein MSTMTLFHSPSSPFVRKVLVLLHETGQSERVALQAAQLTPLSPDAGVVESNPAGKIPALRLADGSVLHDSRVILDYLDQQHVGAPLIPPSGSARWRRLTLASLADAILDAAVLMRYETFLRPPEKRWDEWLAAQQEKIERALAYFEQDCLAELSSHFDIAALSLACALGYLDLRQPELGWRERYAGLAAWYADVSQRPSMLASMLPA; encoded by the coding sequence ATGAGCACTATGACCCTGTTCCATTCCCCCTCTTCGCCCTTCGTACGCAAGGTGCTGGTGCTGCTGCACGAGACCGGACAGAGCGAGCGCGTGGCTCTGCAGGCAGCGCAGCTGACGCCGCTCAGCCCGGACGCCGGGGTCGTCGAGAGCAACCCGGCCGGCAAGATTCCCGCCCTGCGCCTGGCCGATGGCTCGGTGCTGCACGACAGCCGGGTGATCCTCGATTACCTCGACCAGCAGCATGTCGGCGCGCCGTTGATCCCGCCTAGCGGCAGTGCGCGCTGGCGCCGCCTGACCCTGGCCTCGTTGGCCGATGCCATCCTCGATGCGGCGGTGCTGATGCGCTACGAGACCTTCCTGCGGCCGCCGGAAAAGCGTTGGGACGAATGGTTGGCCGCGCAACAGGAGAAGATCGAGCGAGCCCTGGCCTACTTCGAGCAGGACTGCCTGGCCGAGCTGAGCAGCCACTTCGATATCGCCGCCCTCAGCCTGGCCTGCGCCCTCGGCTACCTCGACCTGCGCCAACCCGAGCTGGGCTGGCGTGAACGCTATGCCGGGCTGGCCGCCTGGTACGCCGATGTCAGCCAGCGGCCGTCGATGCTGGCGAGCATGCTTCCGGCCTGA
- the creD gene encoding cell envelope integrity protein CreD, producing MNRSLAIKLGLIALLIFLLMIPIIMIDGMIEERQGLRDEVLQDIARSSSYSQQLTGPLLVLPYRKTLREWKTHAKTGQRYLEEREERGRLYFLPERFVMGGDVTTELRARGIYEARLYHSNNRISGHFELPAQFGISEDFADYRFEAPFLSVGISDIRGIKNDLKLKLNEQTLGFQPGSADSLLGAGVHAPLPALDPSAAQRLEYAFDLQLQGTGQLDVTPVGRESQVELKADWPHPSFVGEYLPSEREIRQDGFNARWQTSFFATNLEEALGDCVGGGECHAFKARHFGVSFVDPVDQYLKSDRAIKYALLFIALTFAGFFLFEVLKRLAVHPVQYGLVGLSLALFYLLLLSLAEHMAFARAYALAASACVLLIGFYVSHVLHSWLRGAAFTAGLAGLYAMLYALLNAEDYALLMGSLLVFALLAAVMVLTRKLDWYGIGKTTAAPAA from the coding sequence ATGAACCGAAGCCTTGCCATCAAGCTGGGGTTGATCGCCCTGCTGATCTTCCTGCTGATGATCCCGATCATCATGATCGACGGCATGATCGAGGAGCGTCAGGGCCTGCGCGACGAGGTGCTGCAGGACATTGCCCGCAGCTCCAGCTACAGCCAGCAACTGACCGGCCCGCTGCTGGTGTTGCCGTACCGCAAGACCCTGCGCGAGTGGAAGACCCACGCCAAGACCGGCCAGCGTTACCTCGAGGAGCGCGAGGAACGTGGGCGCCTGTACTTCCTGCCCGAGCGTTTCGTCATGGGTGGCGACGTGACCACCGAGCTGCGTGCTCGTGGCATCTATGAGGCGCGCCTGTACCACAGCAACAACCGCATCAGCGGCCATTTCGAGCTGCCGGCGCAGTTCGGCATCAGTGAGGATTTCGCCGACTACCGCTTCGAGGCGCCGTTCCTCTCGGTCGGCATCAGCGATATTCGCGGCATCAAGAACGACCTCAAGCTCAAGCTCAATGAACAGACCCTCGGCTTCCAGCCGGGCAGCGCCGACAGCCTGCTCGGGGCTGGCGTGCATGCGCCGTTGCCGGCGCTCGATCCGTCCGCAGCGCAGCGTCTGGAGTACGCGTTCGACCTGCAGCTGCAGGGTACCGGCCAGCTCGACGTGACCCCGGTCGGCCGCGAAAGCCAGGTCGAACTCAAGGCCGACTGGCCGCACCCGAGCTTCGTCGGCGAGTACCTGCCGAGCGAGCGCGAAATTCGCCAGGACGGCTTCAACGCGCGCTGGCAGACCAGCTTCTTCGCCACCAACCTGGAAGAGGCGCTGGGCGATTGCGTGGGCGGCGGCGAGTGCCACGCCTTTAAGGCGCGCCATTTCGGCGTCAGTTTCGTCGATCCGGTGGACCAATACCTGAAGAGCGACCGGGCGATCAAATACGCCCTGCTGTTCATCGCCCTGACCTTCGCCGGCTTCTTCCTCTTCGAAGTGCTCAAGCGCCTGGCCGTGCACCCGGTGCAGTACGGCCTGGTCGGCCTGTCGCTGGCGCTCTTCTACCTGTTGCTGCTGTCGCTCGCCGAGCACATGGCCTTCGCCCGCGCCTACGCCCTGGCCGCCTCGGCCTGTGTGCTGCTGATCGGCTTCTACGTCAGCCACGTGCTGCACAGCTGGTTGCGCGGCGCCGCGTTCACCGCCGGCCTGGCCGGGCTCTACGCGATGCTCTACGCCCTGCTCAACGCCGAGGATTACGCCCTGCTGATGGGCTCATTGCTGGTCTTCGCTCTGCTGGCCGCCGTGATGGTGCTGACCCGCAAGCTGGACTGGTACGGCATAGGTAAAACCACCGCGGCTCCGGCCGCCTAA
- a CDS encoding CBS domain-containing protein, translated as MRSVAEILRTKANAYIYSVGPDDTVLAAVQLMAEKGVGALVVMAGGRLVGIVSERDYARKVALLERSAFGAKVSEIMTAEVITVGPRNTTQECMQLMTDRHLRHLPVVAEGELIGLLSIGDLVKVTIADQASLIQQLEQYIRGE; from the coding sequence GTGAGATCAGTCGCAGAAATTCTCAGAACCAAAGCCAATGCCTATATCTACAGCGTCGGCCCCGATGACACGGTGCTCGCGGCCGTGCAGCTGATGGCGGAAAAAGGCGTCGGCGCGCTGGTGGTGATGGCCGGCGGGCGCCTGGTCGGCATCGTCAGCGAGCGTGACTATGCGCGCAAGGTGGCGCTGCTGGAACGTTCGGCGTTCGGCGCCAAGGTCAGTGAAATCATGACCGCCGAGGTGATCACCGTCGGCCCGCGCAACACCACCCAGGAGTGCATGCAGCTGATGACCGATCGCCACCTGCGCCACCTGCCGGTGGTGGCCGAAGGCGAGCTGATCGGCCTGCTGTCGATCGGCGACCTGGTCAAGGTGACCATCGCCGACCAGGCCAGCCTGATCCAGCAACTGGAGCAGTACATCCGCGGCGAATAA
- the creC gene encoding two-component system sensor histidine kinase CreC produces the protein MPLGVRIFLVYFLFVGLAGWFVLSTVMDEIRPGVRQSTEETLVDTANLLAEILRDEVKAGSLGQSRLPALLKAYGQRQPQAQIWGVEKSAVNHRIYVTDAQGIVLLDSSGAALGQDYSRWNDVYLTLQGQYGARSTREDPADEDSSVMYVAAPIKDGEQIIGVVSVAKPNKSLQPYIERSQRRLGWLGAGLIVLGLLIGGVLSWWLSGSLRKLTRYAQAVSQGQRAELPALRGGELTQLATAVQKMRTELEGKDYVERYVHTLTHELKSPLAAIRGAAELLEGEMPAEQRQRFVANIASEGARLQQLIERLLNLALVEQRQGLEERVPVLLHELVEELRQSQAARIEAAGLQVENLIDTGLSVSGERFLLRQALANLLDNALDFTPPGGLLRFSAEVKGDAVQLSLFNQGEAIPDYALPRLSERFYSLPRPSSGRKSTGLGLNFVQEVAGLHGGSLQVGNVPGGVQALLRLALS, from the coding sequence ATGCCCTTAGGCGTACGGATCTTCCTGGTTTATTTCCTCTTCGTCGGCCTGGCCGGCTGGTTCGTGCTGAGCACGGTGATGGACGAGATCCGCCCCGGTGTGCGCCAGAGCACCGAGGAAACCCTGGTCGATACCGCCAACCTGCTGGCGGAAATCCTGCGTGACGAGGTCAAGGCCGGCAGCCTGGGGCAGAGTCGTCTGCCCGCGCTGCTCAAGGCCTATGGCCAGCGCCAGCCGCAGGCGCAGATATGGGGCGTGGAAAAGAGCGCGGTCAATCACCGCATCTATGTCACCGATGCCCAGGGCATCGTCCTTCTCGACTCCAGCGGCGCGGCTCTGGGCCAGGACTACTCGCGCTGGAACGATGTCTACCTGACCCTGCAGGGCCAGTACGGCGCCCGCTCGACCCGCGAAGACCCGGCCGATGAGGACAGTTCGGTGATGTACGTGGCGGCGCCGATCAAGGATGGCGAGCAGATCATCGGCGTGGTCTCGGTGGCCAAGCCGAACAAGTCGCTGCAACCCTATATCGAGCGCTCGCAGCGCCGCCTCGGCTGGCTCGGCGCCGGGCTGATCGTGCTCGGCCTGCTGATTGGCGGGGTGTTGTCCTGGTGGCTCAGCGGCTCGCTGCGCAAGCTGACCCGCTATGCCCAGGCGGTCAGCCAGGGCCAGCGCGCCGAGCTGCCGGCTCTGCGCGGTGGCGAGCTGACCCAGCTGGCGACGGCGGTGCAGAAGATGCGCACGGAGCTGGAGGGCAAGGACTATGTCGAGCGCTACGTGCACACCCTCACTCACGAACTGAAGAGCCCGCTGGCGGCCATCCGTGGCGCCGCCGAACTGCTCGAAGGCGAGATGCCGGCCGAGCAGCGCCAGCGTTTCGTGGCCAATATCGCCAGCGAAGGCGCACGCCTGCAGCAACTGATCGAGCGCCTGCTCAACCTGGCCCTGGTCGAACAGCGCCAGGGCCTGGAAGAACGCGTGCCGGTGCTGCTGCATGAGCTGGTCGAGGAGCTGCGGCAAAGCCAGGCGGCGCGTATCGAGGCGGCCGGGTTGCAGGTGGAAAATCTTATCGATACCGGGTTGAGCGTCAGCGGCGAGCGCTTTCTGTTGCGCCAGGCCCTCGCCAACCTGCTGGACAACGCCCTCGACTTCACCCCGCCCGGCGGCCTGCTGCGCTTCTCTGCCGAGGTGAAGGGCGACGCCGTACAGCTCAGCCTGTTCAATCAGGGCGAGGCCATTCCCGACTATGCGCTGCCACGTCTGAGTGAGCGCTTCTACTCGTTGCCGCGCCCCAGCAGTGGGCGCAAGAGCACAGGTCTGGGGCTCAACTTCGTGCAGGAAGTGGCCGGCCTGCATGGCGGTTCGTTGCAGGTCGGCAATGTGCCCGGCGGTGTCCAGGCGCTGCTGCGACTGGCCTTGAGTTAG
- the creB gene encoding two-component system response regulator CreB, which translates to MPHILIVEDEAAIADTLVYALQAEGFTTTWLQLAEPALALQERSPADLLILDVGLPDISGFEACKRLRRFSEVPVIFLTARDAEIDRVVGLEIGADDYVIKPFSPREVAARVKAILKRMAPRVTAPVEAANGPFLLDAERVQIHYHGQLLALTRHEFRLLQTLLGQPQRVFSREQLLDSVGVAADAGYERNIDSHIKSLRAKLRQVAADAEPIQTHRGLGYSLKLV; encoded by the coding sequence ATGCCGCACATTCTGATTGTCGAAGACGAAGCCGCCATCGCCGATACCCTGGTCTATGCCCTGCAGGCCGAGGGTTTCACCACCACCTGGCTGCAACTGGCCGAACCGGCCCTGGCCCTGCAGGAGCGCAGCCCGGCCGATCTGCTGATTCTCGATGTCGGCCTGCCGGATATCAGTGGCTTCGAGGCCTGCAAGCGGCTGCGGCGCTTTTCCGAAGTGCCAGTGATCTTCCTCACTGCCCGTGATGCCGAGATCGATCGGGTGGTGGGCCTGGAAATCGGTGCCGACGACTATGTGATCAAGCCCTTCAGCCCCCGTGAAGTGGCGGCGCGGGTCAAGGCCATCCTCAAGCGCATGGCACCTCGCGTGACTGCCCCGGTCGAGGCTGCGAACGGCCCGTTCCTGCTGGATGCCGAACGGGTACAGATCCATTACCACGGCCAGTTGCTGGCCCTGACCCGGCACGAATTCCGCCTGTTGCAGACCCTGCTCGGCCAGCCGCAGCGGGTGTTCTCCCGCGAACAGCTGCTCGATTCGGTTGGCGTGGCGGCCGATGCCGGCTACGAGCGCAATATCGACAGCCACATCAAGAGCCTGCGCGCCAAGCTGCGCCAGGTGGCCGCGGATGCCGAACCGATCCAGACCCATCGGGGGCTGGGCTACAGCCTTAAGCTGGTCTGA